From one Lotus japonicus ecotype B-129 chromosome 3, LjGifu_v1.2 genomic stretch:
- the LOC130747755 gene encoding uncharacterized protein LOC130747755 isoform X2, translated as MLMCFKSFSFANGFKRRYQHDTKLIMHVQLGETSQAVWVEFTPRLHQISDNDQEKNSLILMKSGIVSDDGKRAYFCTKNGTLVELAVVEPPRWTNHGQPAGANVAAIADVASTREVVYTISSAGDLYEYDGKSKPSWKKHIWQEKVAHAPLVPSKGCTLHGLSGDHLESLFLLTKEGALVERRLHQRKWKWVVHGRPQHQTLTSITPALLDESSESFISLFFTTSSGSVFEYHIPKQSGGTIQNNQTPGAWGSHQHPLHAKAARGKPGLPLQVGRILFALDDGRLAELHLVGLGGESSGPVPPQNFRRKASMKYVWSILDAPESEGWNAEYCTEERGPRNCMTGIKDESKDSGMSSVTGRRKQSQEHHYYLSLGKGSELINSAEENNLPDDWISCNFRLRLMYEGKSFFLVTSDGLIFEHVCIESVWVWLKHDSSTTMNGVVGSYNGSLFMVDTFGSVLLREWSGHDIAWRNCTAMRKGRNVVGGQPWDRLPGTARRVTSTTDDSLFFVSKSGRLLQFMVYMKKFKWKDCGNPPNVKVACIVDQELFRENIVFVTGRNGRLYQYNKVTNLWHEHEKSQHLVLSQFPGTVIRPLSKALSGSLFMLSREGSLIEYHWNTWYGSWNWVEHGTPYRGVALVGSPGPNFGGNQLLLIGSDGKVYLRYMDKNAWKWKDCGFPSMGNEMVESDRERGFTEEKGGWVGADFASGLKKDQENLAELVFKCDPKVASTRPIPFSEDSAIFELRDGRLAEIKLIEETKWVWSRIIGTPNSLCLENYWITVAAASS; from the exons ATGCATGTGCAGCTTGGTGAAACCTCACAAGCAGTTTGGGTTGAATTCACACCTAGACTCCATCAAATCTCAGATAATGATCAGGAGAAAAATTCTTTGATACTAATGAAGTCAGGCATTGTGTCAGATGATGGCAA GAGAGCTTATTTCTGTACAAAGAATGGGACACTGGTAGAACTTGCTGTGGTTGAGCCTCCAAG ATGGACAAATCATGGCCAACCAGCTGGAGCAAATGTAGCAGCAATAGCTGATGTTGCTTCTACAAGAGAAGTAGTATACACCATAAG TTCTGCTGGGGATCTTTATGAATATGATGGAAAATCAAAACCATCATGGAAGAAGCACATATGGCAAGAAAAAGTGGCACATGCCCCTTTGGTACCATCTAAAGGGTGCACTTTACATGGATTAAGTGGTGATCATTTGGAATCTCTGTTTCTTTTAACCAAG GAAGGAGCTTTGGTGGAGAGAAGATTGCATCAAAGGAAGTGGAAATGGGTAGTCCATGGCAGGCCCCAACATCAAACTTTGACCTCTATTACACCAGCTTTGCTAGATGAATCAAGTGAAAGTTTCATTTCTTTATTCTTCACTACTTCATCTGGATCTGTTTTTGAATATCATATACCAAAACAATCTGGAG GTACAATTCAAAACAATCAAACTCCAGGAGCATGGGGAAGTCATCAGCACCCCTTACACGCGAAAGCAGCTAGAGGGAAACCTGGCTTACCATTACAAGTTGGTAGGATACTGTTTGCACTAGATGATGGTAGACTTGCAGAGTTACATCTAGTAGGACTAGGAGGTGAAAGTTCAGGACCAGTCCCACCACAAAACTTTAGAAGGAAGGCATCAATGAAGTATGTTTGGTCCATATTAGATGCCCCAGAGAGTGAAGGGTGGAATGCAGAATATTGCACAGAAGAACGCGGCCCCCGGAATTGTATGACAGGTATAAAAGATGAGTCAAAGGATTCAGGAATGAGTTCTGTAACAGGTAGAAGAAAACAAAGCCAAGAACATCATTACTACTTATCTCTCGGCAAAGGCAGTGAACTAATAAATTCTGCTGAAGAAAACAATCTGCCGGATGATTGGATTAGTTGTAACTTTCGCTTGCGTTTGATGTATGAAGGAAAGTCATTTTTCTTAGTAACAAGTGATGGTTTGATTTTTGAACATGTTTGCATTGAGAGTGTATGGGTATGGCTGAAGCATGATAGCTCTACAACTATGAATGGTGTTGTTGGGAGCTATAATGGGAGTTTATTCATGGTTGATACATTTGGGAGTGTGCTTCTTAGAGAATGGAGTGGCCATGATATAGCATGGAGGAATTGCACTGCTATGAGAAAAGGAAGAAATGTTGTTGGAGGTCAACCATGGGATAGATTACCAGGTACTGCTAGGAGGGTTACAAGTACAACTGATGATTCACTCTTCTTTGTGAGCAAAAGTGGAAGATTACTGCAATTCATG GTTTACATGAAGAAATTTAAATGGAAGGACTGTGGAAACCCTCCCAATGTTAAAGTTGCATGCATTGTTGACCAGGAATTGTTCAGGGAGAATATAGTCTTTGTCACTGGAAGAAATGGTCGCCTATACCAGTACAACAAAGTGACTAATTTGTGGCATGAGCATGAAAAATCTCAGCATTTGGTTCTATCACAGTTTCCTGGAACAGTTATAAGACCATTGTCAAAAGCACTCTCTGGCTCTCTCTTCATGCTTTCAAGAGAAGGTAGTCTTATTGAGTACCACTGGAATACATGGTATGGATCATGGAACTGGGTGGAACATGGAACTCCCTATAGAGGTGTAGCACTGGTTGGTTCACCTGGTCCTAACTTTGGAGGGAATCAACTACTTTTGATTGGTTCAGATGGAAAAGTGTACCTAAGATACATGGACAAAAATGCATGGAAGTGGAAGGATTGTGGTTTCCCCTCTATGGGAAACGAAATGGTTGAATCAGATAGAGAAAGAGGATTCACTGAGGAGAAAGGAGGTTGGGTTGGCGCAGATTTTGCATCTGGGTTGAAAAAGGACCAGGAAAACCTTGCCGAACTAGTCTTTAAATGTGACCCTAAG GTGGCATCTACAAGACCAATTCCATTTTCTGAGGATTCTGCCATATTTGAGCTCAGAGATGGCAGG TTGGCAGAAATAAAACTCATAGAGGAGACAAAATGGGTCTGGTCACGGATCATTGGCACTCCAAACAGTTTATGCTTAGAGAATTATTGGATTACAGTAGCAGCAGCATCTTCATAA
- the LOC130747755 gene encoding uncharacterized protein LOC130747755 isoform X1 has product MSVFHLIYGIWVLFPVSLCAAVDCASCCPYHFFQQRNQRFEQKTDRFWKFSEQDERWVEVKLPCDLVNCVTSEGSKVNTREESLDQEHELDEKINKDGKIGVEEEEHLDVVLPLRKRISLTKMSETSIWVTGESGSIYERFWNGLEWVIAPHDLPISEGRAIAVFIINQIILALSETGNLYQMHVQLGETSQAVWVEFTPRLHQISDNDQEKNSLILMKSGIVSDDGKRAYFCTKNGTLVELAVVEPPRWTNHGQPAGANVAAIADVASTREVVYTISSAGDLYEYDGKSKPSWKKHIWQEKVAHAPLVPSKGCTLHGLSGDHLESLFLLTKEGALVERRLHQRKWKWVVHGRPQHQTLTSITPALLDESSESFISLFFTTSSGSVFEYHIPKQSGGTIQNNQTPGAWGSHQHPLHAKAARGKPGLPLQVGRILFALDDGRLAELHLVGLGGESSGPVPPQNFRRKASMKYVWSILDAPESEGWNAEYCTEERGPRNCMTGIKDESKDSGMSSVTGRRKQSQEHHYYLSLGKGSELINSAEENNLPDDWISCNFRLRLMYEGKSFFLVTSDGLIFEHVCIESVWVWLKHDSSTTMNGVVGSYNGSLFMVDTFGSVLLREWSGHDIAWRNCTAMRKGRNVVGGQPWDRLPGTARRVTSTTDDSLFFVSKSGRLLQFMVYMKKFKWKDCGNPPNVKVACIVDQELFRENIVFVTGRNGRLYQYNKVTNLWHEHEKSQHLVLSQFPGTVIRPLSKALSGSLFMLSREGSLIEYHWNTWYGSWNWVEHGTPYRGVALVGSPGPNFGGNQLLLIGSDGKVYLRYMDKNAWKWKDCGFPSMGNEMVESDRERGFTEEKGGWVGADFASGLKKDQENLAELVFKCDPKVASTRPIPFSEDSAIFELRDGRLAEIKLIEETKWVWSRIIGTPNSLCLENYWITVAAASS; this is encoded by the exons ATGTCAGTGTTCCATTTGATATATGGCATCTGGGTCCTATTCCCTGTGAGCTTATGTGCAGCTGTGGATTGTGCTTCATGCTGTCCATATCATTTTTTCCAACAAAGGAATCAGAGATTTGAGCAGAAAACTGATAGGTTTTGGAAATTCAGTGAACAAGATGAGAGATGGGTTGAAGTGAAACTTCCTTGTGATCTGGTGAATTGTGTTACTAGTGAAGGTAGTAAAGTGAACACCAGAGAGGAAAGCTTGGACCAAGAACATGAATTGGATGAGAAAATCAATAAGGATGGTAAAATAGgagtggaggaggaggagcactTGGATGTGGTTCTACCTCTAAGAAAGAGAATTTCCTTGACCAAAATGTCTGAGACATCTATCTGGGTCACTGGTGAAAGTGGGTCTATCTATGAGAGGTTTTGGAATGGACTAGAATGGGTGATTGCCCCTCATGACTTACCAATATCAGAAGGAAGAGCAATTGCAGTTTTCATCATCAATCAGATCATTCTTGCTCTATCTGAAACAGGAAATCTGTATCAG ATGCATGTGCAGCTTGGTGAAACCTCACAAGCAGTTTGGGTTGAATTCACACCTAGACTCCATCAAATCTCAGATAATGATCAGGAGAAAAATTCTTTGATACTAATGAAGTCAGGCATTGTGTCAGATGATGGCAA GAGAGCTTATTTCTGTACAAAGAATGGGACACTGGTAGAACTTGCTGTGGTTGAGCCTCCAAG ATGGACAAATCATGGCCAACCAGCTGGAGCAAATGTAGCAGCAATAGCTGATGTTGCTTCTACAAGAGAAGTAGTATACACCATAAG TTCTGCTGGGGATCTTTATGAATATGATGGAAAATCAAAACCATCATGGAAGAAGCACATATGGCAAGAAAAAGTGGCACATGCCCCTTTGGTACCATCTAAAGGGTGCACTTTACATGGATTAAGTGGTGATCATTTGGAATCTCTGTTTCTTTTAACCAAG GAAGGAGCTTTGGTGGAGAGAAGATTGCATCAAAGGAAGTGGAAATGGGTAGTCCATGGCAGGCCCCAACATCAAACTTTGACCTCTATTACACCAGCTTTGCTAGATGAATCAAGTGAAAGTTTCATTTCTTTATTCTTCACTACTTCATCTGGATCTGTTTTTGAATATCATATACCAAAACAATCTGGAG GTACAATTCAAAACAATCAAACTCCAGGAGCATGGGGAAGTCATCAGCACCCCTTACACGCGAAAGCAGCTAGAGGGAAACCTGGCTTACCATTACAAGTTGGTAGGATACTGTTTGCACTAGATGATGGTAGACTTGCAGAGTTACATCTAGTAGGACTAGGAGGTGAAAGTTCAGGACCAGTCCCACCACAAAACTTTAGAAGGAAGGCATCAATGAAGTATGTTTGGTCCATATTAGATGCCCCAGAGAGTGAAGGGTGGAATGCAGAATATTGCACAGAAGAACGCGGCCCCCGGAATTGTATGACAGGTATAAAAGATGAGTCAAAGGATTCAGGAATGAGTTCTGTAACAGGTAGAAGAAAACAAAGCCAAGAACATCATTACTACTTATCTCTCGGCAAAGGCAGTGAACTAATAAATTCTGCTGAAGAAAACAATCTGCCGGATGATTGGATTAGTTGTAACTTTCGCTTGCGTTTGATGTATGAAGGAAAGTCATTTTTCTTAGTAACAAGTGATGGTTTGATTTTTGAACATGTTTGCATTGAGAGTGTATGGGTATGGCTGAAGCATGATAGCTCTACAACTATGAATGGTGTTGTTGGGAGCTATAATGGGAGTTTATTCATGGTTGATACATTTGGGAGTGTGCTTCTTAGAGAATGGAGTGGCCATGATATAGCATGGAGGAATTGCACTGCTATGAGAAAAGGAAGAAATGTTGTTGGAGGTCAACCATGGGATAGATTACCAGGTACTGCTAGGAGGGTTACAAGTACAACTGATGATTCACTCTTCTTTGTGAGCAAAAGTGGAAGATTACTGCAATTCATG GTTTACATGAAGAAATTTAAATGGAAGGACTGTGGAAACCCTCCCAATGTTAAAGTTGCATGCATTGTTGACCAGGAATTGTTCAGGGAGAATATAGTCTTTGTCACTGGAAGAAATGGTCGCCTATACCAGTACAACAAAGTGACTAATTTGTGGCATGAGCATGAAAAATCTCAGCATTTGGTTCTATCACAGTTTCCTGGAACAGTTATAAGACCATTGTCAAAAGCACTCTCTGGCTCTCTCTTCATGCTTTCAAGAGAAGGTAGTCTTATTGAGTACCACTGGAATACATGGTATGGATCATGGAACTGGGTGGAACATGGAACTCCCTATAGAGGTGTAGCACTGGTTGGTTCACCTGGTCCTAACTTTGGAGGGAATCAACTACTTTTGATTGGTTCAGATGGAAAAGTGTACCTAAGATACATGGACAAAAATGCATGGAAGTGGAAGGATTGTGGTTTCCCCTCTATGGGAAACGAAATGGTTGAATCAGATAGAGAAAGAGGATTCACTGAGGAGAAAGGAGGTTGGGTTGGCGCAGATTTTGCATCTGGGTTGAAAAAGGACCAGGAAAACCTTGCCGAACTAGTCTTTAAATGTGACCCTAAG GTGGCATCTACAAGACCAATTCCATTTTCTGAGGATTCTGCCATATTTGAGCTCAGAGATGGCAGG TTGGCAGAAATAAAACTCATAGAGGAGACAAAATGGGTCTGGTCACGGATCATTGGCACTCCAAACAGTTTATGCTTAGAGAATTATTGGATTACAGTAGCAGCAGCATCTTCATAA